A window of the Panthera uncia isolate 11264 unplaced genomic scaffold, Puncia_PCG_1.0 HiC_scaffold_1377, whole genome shotgun sequence genome harbors these coding sequences:
- the LOC125916985 gene encoding pleckstrin homology domain-containing family F member 1, translating to MVDYLANTEINSQRIAAVESCFGASGQPLALPGRVLLGEGVLTKECRKKAKPRIFFLFNDILVYGSIVLNKRKYRSQHIIPLEEVTLEPLPETLQAKNRWMIKTAKKSFVVSAASTTERQEWISHIEECVRRQLLATGRQPSTEHAAPWIPDKATDICMRCTQTRFSALTRRHHCRKCGFVVCAECSRERFLLPRLSPKPLRVCSLCYRELAAQKRKEEEEEEEQSVGSPRQPAYLAGAICGASSGDDDDSDEDKEGSGDGDWPSRVEFYASGVSWSSFHS from the coding sequence ATGGTGGATTACCTGGCCAACACGGAGATCAACAGCCAGCGCATCGCCGCGGTCGAGAGCTGCTTCGGGGCATCCGGGCAGCCCCTGGCCCTGCCAGGCCGGGTGCTGCTGGGTGAGGGCGTGCTGACCAAGGAGTGCCGCAAGAAGGCCAAACCGcgcatcttcttcctcttcaatgACATCCTGGTGTACGGCAGCATCGTGCTCAACAAGCGCAAGTACCGCAGCCAGCACATCATTCCGCTGGAGGAGGTGACGCTGGAGCCGCTGCCAGAGACCCTGCAGGCCAAGAACCGCTGGATGATCAAGACGGCCAAGAAGTCCTTCGTGGTGTCGGCCGCCTCCACCACAGAGCGCCAGGAGTGGATCAGCCACATCGAGGAGTGCGTGCGGCGGCAGCTGCTGGCCACGGGCCGCCAGCCCAGCACGGAGCACGCGGCGCCCTGGATCCCCGACAAGGCCACGGACATCTGCATGCGCTGCACGCAGACGCGCTTCTCGGCCCTCACGCGGCGCCACCACTGCCGCAAGTGCGGCTTCGTGGTCTGTGCCGAGTGCTCCCGAGAGCGCTTCCTCCTGCCGCGCCTGTCGCCCAAGCCCCTGCGCGTCTGCAGCCTCTGCTACCGCGAGCTGGCCGCCCAGAAgcggaaggaggaggaggaggaggaggagcagagcgTGGGGTCCCCCCGGCAGCCGGCCTACCTGGCCGGGGCCATCTGCGGAGCATCCAGCGGGGACGATGATGACTCTGACGAGGACAAGGAGGGCAGTGGGGACGGTGACTGGCCCAGCCGCGTGGAGTTCTACGCCTCCGGCGTCTCCTGGTCGTCCTTCCACAGCTGA